In Plasmodium vivax chromosome 10, whole genome shotgun sequence, the sequence aacggacaaatggctagctgccAAAGTTGCAAAAGTGTGAACGGTTGAATTCCCCACACTGGAGGAGTGCCTACCGACTTAAGGAAGGCCACATTCAGCGATGATTCGATAGTATGACGTTGCTGAATCCGTGTCCATTTCGAGGAACTGTATTTTGTTTGGAACAACCCGCTCATTTTTCAGTTTGGACAAGTTGAAGTCGGCGTAGTAGTCGGCGAAAATCTGGGGCTTCCTGTTGGCGTAGATTTTCCTCAGGTAGGAGTTTTTCATGATGGTCACGTGGGGGGTTATCTGCTCTTTGTCGTCGCGTTCGTGTGTGCCGGGGGGGGCTGCACTTTTGTCAGATGGGTTAGCTGCACTTTTGTCAATTGGATTAGCTGCACTCTTGTCGGACGCGCCGCTCgcgcgcttcttcccccggGCCTCCTCCCTACCCTTGCGGTTGCCGAAGATGTGTATGTCCCGCTTGGCGAAGGAGTCCCTCAGGAGAGCTATCACATTCATTACGTACTTGCGGCTGCCCTCCTGCAGCCCCGCATACAAAACGTCGTTTCGAAAGGTTTCCAGTGTGTCGAAGGAAATGGCTTGATGGTTGAGCTTCTTAATTTCCGCCATGGCTTCGTGGAAGGCCTCCTTGGAGGACTCCATTTGGGACTTCTTCACGTGTAAAATGAGGAGAGAGATGTGAAACTTGTTTCTCTCAATTGCACATTCTTTGAGCATTTCAAATTTCGAAGCGACGTGGTTTTGCACTTTGAGGAATTCCTCCACTAAGGCTTTGTTGCCTGACAGGGGGATGCATACAAAATAATTGGGCCTcacgtttttcattttgctgtttttttccatcccgTGGGGGCTGCCCTGCTGCCTGCATTCCTTGTGATAGCTTCTGTGGTGGTTCCTCCGGACGATGGTGCTATGCAGAGTTAAGTAATTTAGGATGCCTTTTCTTACATtcatttgttgttttttttttgaaggcgatgtgcgtttttttttttttttttttcctgcctctcggttttgccaaaatggtgGGCATCCCGATGTGCCGCTTTTTCCATGCACATGGGGGTGGGAAGAAGGGCGTCAAACGGTCCACCATTTTGACAAAACCTCTCCAGTGGGGAAGTACAATGACCGGTGAGCGGCTTTGTTCTGGCGTAGTGACATTTGGGCTCCCCCCCGCTTGCCTCGGAAAAGCGGCACAGCGGCACAGCGGAATGTTATGCTGTGTAATG encodes:
- a CDS encoding hypothetical protein, conserved (encoded by transcript PVX_080595A), whose translation is MNVRKGILNYLTLHSTIVRRNHHRSYHKECRQQGSPHGMEKNSKMKNVRPNYFVCIPLSGNKALVEEFLKVQNHVASKFEMLKECAIERNKFHISLLILHVKKSQMESSKEAFHEAMAEIKKLNHQAISFDTLETFRNDVLYAGLQEGSRKYVMNVIALLRDSFAKRDIHIFGNRKGREEARGKKRASGASDKSAANPIDKSAANPSDKSAAPPGTHERDDKEQITPHVTIMKNSYLRKIYANRKPQIFADYYADFNLSKLKNERVVPNKIQFLEMDTDSATSYYRIIAECGLP